A region from the Caldilineales bacterium genome encodes:
- a CDS encoding alkaline phosphatase family protein → MPTPTIPRYDTGGFAHLPHLLASAFAGQGSPVLDDAGLAGPFENVVFLLVDAFGWRFFEQFADSYPFLRRLAAGHLARLTSQFPSTTAAHLTTLGSGKEVGQHGVFEWQYYEPQLDAMIVPLLFSFAGDTVPETLRATGVEPGRLLPEMAFFGSLAQHGIQPHVFLPEIYAHSSYSRTLTQNTTSIPYKTLPEALVNLRRLLLEAPAPPSPRLFFLYIDEIDAICHRYGPGSPYLAAEVDALFTQLERIFWSGLEGHAGKTLLLLTADHGQIEVNPAATIYLNLSPHFARLQPLLAQNRRGQTLTPGGSARDVFLYTRPGLADEAAAVIETIVAGRADVRKTAELIAGGYFGPAPVSPRLNERMSDLVILPHPGEAVWWYEKDRFEQKFYGHHGGLTPQELEIPLLLYRLS, encoded by the coding sequence ATGCCCACCCCCACCATCCCCCGTTACGATACCGGCGGCTTCGCCCACCTGCCCCACCTGCTCGCGTCCGCCTTCGCTGGCCAGGGATCGCCCGTGCTCGACGACGCCGGGCTGGCCGGCCCGTTCGAGAATGTCGTCTTCTTGTTGGTCGATGCCTTCGGCTGGCGCTTTTTCGAGCAATTCGCCGACAGCTATCCCTTCCTGCGGCGCCTGGCAGCTGGCCACCTGGCCCGACTCACCTCGCAGTTTCCCTCCACCACCGCCGCCCACCTGACGACGCTGGGGAGCGGCAAAGAGGTGGGGCAGCACGGCGTCTTCGAATGGCAGTACTACGAGCCGCAGCTCGACGCCATGATCGTGCCGCTGCTGTTCTCTTTTGCCGGCGACACCGTCCCCGAAACCCTGCGCGCCACCGGCGTCGAGCCCGGCCGCCTGTTGCCAGAGATGGCTTTCTTCGGCTCGCTGGCACAGCATGGCATCCAGCCCCATGTCTTCCTGCCCGAGATCTACGCCCACTCCTCCTATTCGCGGACGCTGACCCAGAACACCACCTCCATCCCCTACAAAACCCTGCCCGAGGCCCTGGTCAACCTGCGCCGCCTGCTCCTGGAAGCACCTGCTCCCCCCTCCCCGCGACTCTTTTTCCTCTATATCGACGAGATCGACGCCATCTGCCACCGCTACGGGCCGGGGTCGCCCTATCTGGCGGCCGAGGTCGACGCCCTCTTCACCCAACTCGAACGCATCTTCTGGTCGGGATTGGAGGGACATGCCGGGAAGACGCTCCTGCTTCTCACCGCCGACCACGGCCAGATCGAGGTCAATCCGGCCGCCACCATCTACCTCAACCTCTCGCCCCACTTCGCCCGCCTGCAGCCCTTGCTGGCGCAAAACCGCCGCGGCCAGACCCTGACGCCGGGCGGCTCCGCGCGCGATGTCTTCCTCTACACCCGGCCCGGCCTGGCGGATGAGGCCGCGGCGGTGATCGAAACCATCGTCGCCGGCCGCGCCGACGTGCGCAAAACCGCCGAGCTCATCGCCGGCGGCTACTTCGGCCCCGCGCCCGTCTCGCCGCGCCTGAACGAGCGCATGAGCGATCTCGTCATCCTGCCGCATCCGGGCGAGGCCGTGTGGTGGTACGAGAAAGACCGCTTCGAGCAGAAATTCTACGGCCACCACGGCGGCCTCACGCCGCAAGAACTGGAAATCCCCTTGCTTCTTTACCGTCTCTCTTGA
- the ilvD gene encoding dihydroxy-acid dehydratase yields the protein MRSDIIKKGIERAPHRSLLRATGVKDEDFGKPFIAIANSYVDIIPGHVHLDKFGVIVKDAVRSAGGVPFLFNTIGVDDGIAMGHFGMKYSLPSREIIADSVETMVNAHQFDALICIPNCDKIVPGMLMAAMRCNIPTIFVSGGPMYAGRTADGQTVDLISVFEAVGSVSAGAMSEQRLLEIERVACPTCGSCSGMFTANSMNCLCEALGIALPGNGTAMALSPEREALARQAAHQIMWLLDRDIRPRDIVTSASIDNAMALDVAMGGSTNTVLHTLALAIEAEVEYPIHRIDAISRRTPNICKVSPSSHYHIEDVLKAGGISAILHELSQKPGALNLDCITVTGQTLGENIAGHASQDADCIRSIDNAYSAEGGLAVLFGNLAPDGCVVKTAGVKPEMMTHTGPAIIYESQEDACAGILAGEVKAGHVVVIRYEGPKGGPGMQEMLSPTSYIMGQGLGNSVALITDGRFSGGTRGACIGHVSPEAAAGGPIGLIEPGDLITVDIPHRQLNLHVDEAELARRQTVWQPIVRQNLPRYLSKYVRMVTSGSQGAVLQW from the coding sequence ATGCGCTCTGACATCATCAAAAAAGGCATCGAACGCGCTCCTCATCGCAGCCTGCTACGCGCCACCGGCGTCAAGGATGAAGACTTCGGCAAACCGTTCATTGCCATCGCCAACAGCTACGTCGACATCATCCCCGGCCATGTGCACCTGGACAAGTTCGGCGTCATCGTCAAAGACGCCGTGCGGTCGGCCGGCGGCGTGCCGTTCTTGTTCAACACCATCGGCGTCGATGACGGCATCGCTATGGGGCATTTCGGCATGAAGTACAGCCTGCCCAGCCGGGAGATCATCGCCGACAGCGTGGAAACGATGGTCAACGCCCACCAGTTCGACGCACTGATCTGCATCCCCAATTGCGACAAGATCGTGCCTGGCATGTTGATGGCCGCCATGCGCTGCAACATCCCCACCATCTTCGTCTCTGGCGGGCCGATGTACGCCGGGCGCACTGCCGACGGCCAAACGGTGGACCTGATCTCTGTCTTCGAGGCGGTGGGGTCCGTCTCGGCCGGGGCAATGAGCGAGCAGCGATTGTTGGAGATCGAACGCGTGGCCTGCCCCACCTGCGGCTCCTGCTCCGGCATGTTCACCGCCAACAGCATGAACTGCCTGTGCGAGGCCCTGGGCATCGCCCTGCCCGGCAACGGCACGGCCATGGCCTTAAGCCCCGAACGCGAGGCCCTGGCCCGGCAGGCGGCGCACCAGATCATGTGGCTTCTAGACAGAGACATCCGCCCGCGCGACATCGTCACCTCGGCCAGCATCGACAACGCCATGGCCTTGGACGTGGCCATGGGCGGTAGCACCAACACCGTGCTGCACACGCTGGCCCTGGCCATCGAGGCCGAGGTCGAATACCCCATCCATCGCATCGACGCCATCAGCCGGCGCACGCCCAACATCTGCAAGGTCTCGCCCTCCAGCCACTACCACATCGAGGATGTGCTCAAGGCGGGCGGGATCAGCGCCATCCTGCACGAGCTGAGCCAGAAGCCGGGGGCGCTGAATCTGGACTGCATCACCGTCACCGGCCAGACGTTGGGCGAGAATATCGCCGGCCACGCCAGCCAGGACGCCGACTGCATCCGCAGCATCGATAACGCCTACAGCGCCGAAGGCGGCCTGGCTGTCCTCTTCGGCAACCTGGCCCCTGATGGTTGCGTGGTCAAGACCGCCGGCGTCAAACCAGAAATGATGACGCACACCGGCCCGGCCATCATCTACGAAAGCCAGGAAGACGCCTGCGCCGGCATCCTGGCGGGCGAAGTCAAGGCCGGACACGTGGTCGTCATCCGCTACGAGGGGCCGAAGGGCGGGCCTGGGATGCAGGAGATGCTCTCGCCGACCAGCTACATCATGGGCCAGGGCCTGGGCAACAGCGTGGCCCTGATCACCGATGGCCGCTTCTCCGGCGGCACGCGCGGGGCCTGCATCGGCCATGTCAGCCCCGAAGCCGCAGCCGGCGGCCCCATCGGACTGATCGAACCCGGCGACCTGATCACCGTCGATATCCCCCATCGCCAGCTCAACCTGCATGTGGACGAGGCTGAGTTGGCCCGCCGCCAGACCGTCTGGCAGCCCATCGTCCGCCAGAACCTGCCCCGCTACCTGAGCAAGTATGTGCGGATGGTGACGAGCGGCAGCCAGGGCGCCGTGTTGCAGTGGTAG
- a CDS encoding Uma2 family endonuclease, giving the protein MLKTLTPPAVDVEPTWDIANLFPAQGQWDVEEYLALDSNHLIEFSNKNLEVLPMPTWSHQRLVIVLFQLLAQFVSRQHLGEVILAPLRIQLWPGKFREPDIVFMLIEHADRRGEDFWRGADLVMEIVSPTDRQRDLVTKRREYALAGIPEYWIVDGEQQSIIVLTLAGESYQVHGAFEPGQQADSVLLPGFVIDVAEVFAAARA; this is encoded by the coding sequence ATGCTCAAAACCCTCACCCCTCCCGCCGTCGATGTCGAACCCACCTGGGACATCGCCAACCTCTTTCCCGCCCAGGGCCAGTGGGACGTGGAAGAGTACCTGGCGCTCGACAGCAATCACCTGATCGAGTTCTCGAACAAAAACCTGGAGGTCCTACCGATGCCGACATGGTCCCACCAGCGGTTGGTCATTGTGCTGTTTCAGTTATTGGCACAATTCGTCAGCAGACAACACCTGGGCGAGGTCATCCTCGCCCCCTTGCGCATCCAGCTGTGGCCGGGCAAGTTCCGCGAGCCGGACATCGTGTTCATGCTGATCGAGCACGCCGACCGCCGAGGCGAGGACTTTTGGCGGGGCGCCGACCTGGTGATGGAGATCGTCAGCCCGACCGACCGGCAGCGCGACCTCGTCACCAAACGACGCGAATACGCCCTTGCCGGCATCCCGGAATACTGGATTGTGGATGGCGAGCAGCAATCGATCATCGTCCTCACACTGGCGGGCGAGAGCTATCAGGTACACGGGGCCTTCGAGCCAGGCCAGCAGGCGGATTCGGTGCTGCTGCCGGGGTTCGTGATCGACGTTGCCGAGGTCTTCGCTGCCGCGCGCGCCTGA
- a CDS encoding YgiT-type zinc finger protein yields the protein MNQCFYCGGESLEQLTAFVYEDDDQFWIVRNVPAFVCRRCGEKEYTQQTTQLVLALLRQPPRQREILHVPAYELAPV from the coding sequence ATGAATCAATGCTTCTATTGCGGTGGAGAGTCATTAGAGCAACTCACCGCCTTCGTCTACGAAGATGACGACCAATTCTGGATCGTCCGCAATGTGCCAGCCTTTGTGTGCAGGCGTTGTGGCGAGAAAGAGTACACGCAGCAAACCACACAGCTGGTGTTGGCGCTGCTGAGGCAACCTCCGCGCCAGCGAGAGATCCTGCATGTGCCGGCCTACGAACTGGCGCCGGTCTGA
- a CDS encoding Uma2 family endonuclease encodes MLKTLTPPAVNVEPTWDIANLFPAQGQWDVEEYLALDSNHLIEFSNKNLEVLPMPTQSHQLLAFLLFRLLERFAHPQRLGLALFAPLRIQLWPGKFREPDIVFMLNEHADRRGEDFWRGADLVMEIVSPTDRQRDLVTKRREYALAGIPEYWIVDGEQQSIIVLTLAGESYQVHGTFGPGQQAGSVLLPGFVVDVAEVFAAARA; translated from the coding sequence ATGCTCAAAACCCTCACCCCTCCCGCCGTCAATGTCGAACCCACCTGGGACATCGCCAACCTCTTCCCCGCCCAGGGCCAGTGGGACGTGGAGGAGTATCTGGCGCTCGACAGCAATCACCTGATCGAGTTCTCGAACAAAAACCTGGAGGTCCTACCGATGCCGACGCAATCGCACCAACTGCTTGCATTCCTTCTCTTCCGGCTGTTGGAACGATTCGCGCACCCGCAGAGACTGGGGCTGGCGCTATTTGCCCCCTTGCGCATCCAACTGTGGCCTGGCAAGTTCCGCGAGCCGGACATTGTGTTCATGCTGAACGAGCACGCCGACCGCCGGGGCGAGGACTTTTGGCGGGGCGCCGACCTGGTGATGGAGATCGTTAGTCCGACCGACCGGCAGCGCGACCTCGTCACCAAACGCCGCGAATACGCCCTTGCCGGCATCCCGGAATACTGGATTGTGGACGGCGAGCAGCAATCGATCATCGTCCTCACACTGGCGGGCGAGAGCTATCAGGTACACGGGACCTTCGGGCCAGGCCAGCAGGCGGGTTCGGTGCTGTTGCCGGGATTCGTGGTCGACGTTGCCGAGGTCTTCGCTGCCGCGCGTGCCTGA